A region from the Janthinobacterium agaricidamnosum genome encodes:
- a CDS encoding FUSC family protein, translating into MLASRWLTGMHAYTDTLAQRRPLWMVSLAIDETNLSEGLRAACASSAMLLLGLLFDHPDFSWAAIGAFWTCLADAAGTRRMRFVSMVGFGLLSTVAGGLTALAAGHGVVTAAIAVLLFSWAGALARIWGAATAQVAILAATACVVMVTHPLQSMTQTAPFLGLYMFGCLFATVLSFTVWRIHPFGPSRRAIRAAYSRLAGIARDNARFLEQGPALPDAAAHGASYRSQARAALEAARVALAAVPPARAGRSALYDNLLLALSDAERIFAYLIAVTHTCEREQHRLRQDPRARRSLEVMAVLLRRLGQAVQRQPETPPLELQRRLAGCGRRLEAALGALLPLRLNVEFMELGLPRATQLPWREAAFLALGQAWQTAKVNATPQSLSWRHAARVSLATTAGFLLVEALHIPFGYWATMAILLILQPSVSTTWPRGIERVAGSVLGAVLAVLIGLVIYTPLGISLVVFPLIVATMALRRVSYSLHVLFMTPAFVLVADYAAPASEMVYAMSRLGNNVLGCVLALLATFFLWPDREADDLDQRLAKAVSANLKYLLAVLAAGGKWDSAIARLRREAGLASNNAEQVLQRLRIERRLDRSSGVGLAALRTLPLLRRVAGSTARISLSPQAEPAPPELQRWIAEVSGEIDALLRGDADAGAPGPCVAEGLTALQADAVAQVQLLRGLLREHMHAQPVSLPVPA; encoded by the coding sequence ATGCTGGCAAGCCGCTGGCTGACGGGCATGCACGCCTATACCGACACCCTGGCGCAGCGCCGTCCCCTGTGGATGGTCAGCCTGGCCATCGACGAAACGAACTTGTCCGAAGGCTTGCGGGCCGCTTGCGCCTCGAGCGCCATGCTGCTCTTGGGCTTGCTGTTCGACCATCCCGATTTTTCCTGGGCCGCCATCGGCGCCTTCTGGACCTGCCTGGCCGACGCGGCCGGTACGCGGCGCATGCGTTTCGTGTCGATGGTGGGTTTCGGCCTGCTGTCGACCGTGGCCGGCGGCCTGACGGCGCTGGCGGCCGGCCATGGCGTGGTGACGGCGGCCATCGCCGTGCTGCTGTTTTCCTGGGCCGGCGCGCTGGCGCGCATCTGGGGCGCGGCCACGGCGCAGGTGGCCATCCTGGCGGCCACGGCCTGCGTGGTGATGGTCACGCATCCATTGCAATCGATGACGCAGACGGCGCCTTTCCTGGGGCTGTACATGTTCGGCTGCCTGTTCGCCACCGTGCTCAGTTTTACGGTCTGGCGCATCCATCCGTTCGGCCCGAGCCGGCGCGCCATCCGCGCCGCGTATTCGCGCCTGGCCGGCATCGCGCGCGACAATGCGCGCTTCCTGGAACAGGGCCCCGCATTGCCGGACGCGGCCGCGCATGGCGCCAGCTACCGTTCGCAGGCGCGCGCCGCGCTGGAAGCGGCACGGGTGGCGCTGGCCGCCGTGCCGCCCGCGCGCGCGGGCCGCAGCGCCCTGTACGACAATCTGCTGCTGGCACTCAGCGACGCCGAGCGCATCTTCGCCTATCTGATCGCCGTCACGCATACGTGCGAGCGCGAGCAGCACCGGCTGCGCCAGGACCCGCGCGCGCGGCGCAGTCTGGAAGTGATGGCCGTGCTGCTGCGCCGCCTGGGGCAAGCCGTGCAGCGCCAGCCGGAAACGCCACCCCTGGAATTGCAGCGCCGCCTGGCCGGTTGCGGACGGCGCCTGGAAGCGGCGCTGGGCGCCTTGCTGCCCTTGCGCCTGAACGTGGAATTCATGGAGCTGGGCTTGCCGCGCGCGACGCAGCTGCCGTGGCGCGAGGCGGCCTTCCTGGCGCTGGGGCAGGCGTGGCAAACGGCGAAAGTCAACGCCACGCCGCAGTCGCTGAGCTGGCGCCACGCGGCGCGCGTGTCGCTGGCGACGACGGCCGGCTTCCTGCTGGTCGAGGCGCTGCATATTCCGTTCGGCTACTGGGCCACCATGGCCATCTTATTGATATTGCAGCCGTCGGTGTCCACCACCTGGCCGCGCGGCATCGAACGCGTGGCGGGCAGCGTGCTGGGCGCCGTGCTGGCCGTGCTGATCGGCCTCGTCATCTACACGCCGCTGGGCATCTCGCTGGTGGTGTTTCCCCTGATTGTCGCCACGATGGCCTTGCGCCGCGTCAGCTACAGCCTGCACGTGCTGTTCATGACGCCCGCCTTCGTGCTGGTGGCCGACTATGCGGCGCCGGCCAGCGAGATGGTGTATGCGATGAGCCGCCTGGGCAACAACGTGCTCGGCTGCGTGTTGGCCCTGCTGGCCACGTTCTTCCTGTGGCCGGACCGCGAGGCGGACGACCTGGATCAGCGCCTGGCGAAAGCCGTGTCGGCCAACCTGAAATACCTGCTGGCCGTGCTGGCGGCCGGTGGCAAATGGGATAGCGCCATCGCGCGCCTGCGCCGCGAGGCGGGGTTGGCCAGCAATAACGCGGAACAGGTCTTGCAGCGCTTGCGCATCGAGCGCCGCCTGGACCGCAGCAGCGGCGTGGGCCTGGCGGCGCTGCGCACCTTGCCGCTGCTGCGCCGCGTGGCGGGCAGCACGGCGCGCATCAGTCTGAGCCCGCAGGCCGAGCCGGCGCCGCCCGAATTGCAACGCTGGATCGCCGAGGTCAGCGGGGAAATCGATGCGCTGCTGCGCGGTGACGCCGATGCCGGCGCGCCTGGTCCCTGCGTTGCGGAGGGCTTGACGGCCCTGCAAGCCGACGCGGTGGCCCAGGTGCAGCTGCTGCGGGGATTATTGCGCGAACACATGCATGCGCAGCCCGTGAGCCTGCCTGTACCGGCCTGA
- a CDS encoding glutaredoxin family protein encodes MKTIVMYGLILAAGLGSGYGLSLLPGLFKSNYTEGNYAAYFPNAQAKVVLYGTDWCGYCAKTRAYFKENKIEFVDLDIEKSPEAKKAHAELGGGGVPVVLIGNRKIQGFNAGALEAALKKI; translated from the coding sequence ATGAAAACCATCGTCATGTATGGCCTGATCCTCGCTGCCGGTCTGGGCAGCGGTTATGGCCTGTCCTTGTTGCCGGGCTTGTTCAAGTCGAATTACACCGAGGGCAATTACGCGGCGTATTTCCCGAATGCCCAGGCGAAAGTGGTCTTGTACGGCACGGACTGGTGCGGCTACTGCGCCAAGACGCGCGCGTACTTCAAGGAAAACAAGATCGAATTCGTCGATCTCGATATCGAGAAATCCCCGGAAGCGAAAAAAGCCCATGCGGAACTTGGCGGCGGCGGCGTGCCTGTTGTGCTGATCGGCAACCGCAAGATTCAGGGTTTTAATGCGGGCGCGCTGGAAGCGGCGCTGAAGAAAATCTGA
- a CDS encoding cob(I)yrinic acid a,c-diamide adenosyltransferase, with product MGNRLSKIATRTGDNGSTGLGDGSRTSKDSARIHAMGDVDELNSNIGLLLCEAMPDALRDELVAIQHDLFDLGGEICIPGYQLIKEEHVLRLDDLLAKYNADLPALSEFILPAGSRAASLAHVCRTVCRRAERSIVALANAEPLHEHPRQYVNRLSDLLFVLSRVLNRFAGGSDVLWRHDRTRG from the coding sequence ATGGGCAACCGACTTTCGAAAATCGCCACGCGCACGGGCGACAATGGCAGCACCGGCCTGGGCGACGGCAGCCGCACCAGCAAGGACAGCGCGCGCATCCACGCCATGGGCGACGTGGATGAACTCAATTCCAACATCGGCTTGCTGCTGTGCGAAGCCATGCCCGACGCCTTGCGCGACGAACTGGTGGCCATCCAGCACGATTTGTTCGACCTGGGCGGAGAAATCTGCATCCCCGGCTACCAGCTGATCAAGGAAGAGCACGTGCTGCGCCTCGACGACCTGCTGGCGAAATACAATGCGGACTTGCCGGCCCTCTCCGAATTCATCCTCCCGGCCGGCTCACGCGCCGCCTCGCTCGCGCACGTGTGCCGCACCGTCTGCCGCCGCGCCGAGCGCAGCATCGTCGCCCTGGCCAATGCGGAGCCCCTGCACGAACATCCGCGCCAGTACGTGAACCGATTGTCGGACCTGCTGTTCGTGCTGTCGCGCGTGCTCAACCGCTTTGCCGGCGGCAGCGACGTGCTGTGGCGGCATGACCGCACGCGGGGCTAA
- a CDS encoding FAD-linked oxidase C-terminal domain-containing protein: MLNAAPEPGLTAARQQAVVAALLAVLPARCVLSDAEDTRPYECDGLAAYRQLPMVVTLPDTEEQVIAILGVCRELGVPIVPRGAGTGLSGGALPIADGVVLSTARLNRIVRLDAYARTAVVQPGVRNLAISEAAAPHALYYAPDPSSQIACSIGGNVAENSGGVHCLKYGLTVHNVLRVRVVTIDGDVLELGGECLDSPGLDLLAVFIGSEGMLGIVTEVTVKLIPKPATARVIMASFGDVVTGGNAVANVIAAGIIPAGLEMMDQTSSRMVEPFVKAGYDTDAAAILLCEADGTHEEVEEEIARMTAVLEGAGASAIAVSQSEAERMKFWSGRKNAFPAAGRISPDYYCMDGTIPRKRLAEVLTGIAAMETTHGLRCANVFHAGDGNLHPLILFDANKPGEFERAEAFGADILALCVAVGGTITGEHGVGMEKINSMCVQFTRAELDAFFAVKRAFDPHALLNPDKAIPTLNRCAEFGKMHVTAGRLPFANLPRF; encoded by the coding sequence ATGCTCAATGCCGCCCCTGAACCCGGATTGACCGCCGCGCGCCAGCAAGCCGTCGTCGCGGCCCTGCTGGCCGTGCTGCCGGCCCGCTGCGTGCTGTCCGACGCTGAAGACACGCGCCCGTATGAATGCGACGGCCTGGCCGCCTACCGCCAGCTGCCGATGGTGGTGACCCTGCCCGACACGGAAGAACAGGTCATCGCCATCCTCGGCGTCTGCCGCGAACTTGGCGTGCCGATCGTGCCGCGCGGCGCCGGCACGGGCTTGTCGGGCGGCGCCTTGCCCATCGCCGACGGCGTGGTGCTGTCGACGGCGCGTTTGAACCGTATCGTGCGCCTCGACGCTTATGCGCGTACGGCCGTGGTGCAGCCGGGCGTGCGCAACCTGGCCATTTCCGAAGCGGCGGCGCCCCACGCGCTGTACTACGCGCCCGACCCGTCCTCGCAGATCGCCTGCAGCATCGGCGGCAACGTGGCGGAAAACTCGGGCGGCGTGCATTGCCTCAAATACGGCCTGACCGTGCACAATGTGCTGCGCGTGCGCGTCGTCACCATCGACGGCGACGTGCTGGAACTGGGCGGCGAATGCCTCGATTCGCCCGGCCTGGACCTGCTGGCCGTCTTCATCGGTTCCGAAGGCATGCTGGGCATCGTCACGGAAGTGACGGTGAAACTGATACCGAAGCCGGCGACGGCGCGGGTCATCATGGCCTCGTTCGGCGACGTCGTCACGGGCGGCAATGCCGTGGCCAACGTGATCGCCGCCGGCATCATCCCGGCCGGCCTGGAAATGATGGACCAGACCTCGTCGCGCATGGTCGAACCGTTCGTCAAGGCCGGCTACGACACCGACGCGGCGGCCATTTTGCTGTGCGAAGCGGACGGCACGCACGAGGAAGTGGAAGAGGAAATCGCCCGCATGACGGCCGTGCTGGAAGGGGCGGGCGCCAGCGCCATTGCCGTCTCGCAGTCGGAAGCGGAGCGCATGAAATTCTGGTCCGGCCGCAAGAACGCGTTCCCCGCCGCGGGACGCATCTCGCCCGACTACTACTGCATGGACGGCACCATCCCGCGCAAGCGCCTGGCGGAAGTGCTGACGGGCATCGCCGCCATGGAAACGACGCATGGCTTGCGCTGCGCCAACGTGTTCCACGCGGGCGACGGCAATCTGCACCCGCTGATCCTGTTCGACGCCAACAAGCCCGGCGAATTCGAGCGCGCCGAGGCGTTTGGCGCGGACATCCTGGCCCTGTGCGTGGCCGTGGGCGGCACCATCACGGGCGAACATGGCGTGGGCATGGAAAAGATCAATTCCATGTGCGTGCAATTTACGCGCGCCGAACTCGATGCCTTCTTTGCCGTCAAGCGCGCCTTCGATCCCCATGCCTTGCTGAACCCGGACAAGGCGATTCCCACCTTGAACCGCTGCGCCGAATTCGGCAAGATGCATGTGACGGCGGGACGCCTGCCGTTCGCCAACCTGCCCCGTTTTTAA
- the glcE gene encoding glycolate oxidase subunit GlcE: protein MQAIAEQFRQQILASSAAGKLLRLRGGGTKDWYGQQLDGEVLDTRAYAGIIDYEPTELVITARCGTPLAEIEAALAARNQMLAFEPPHFGAGATLGGVVASALSGPRRASAGALRDFVLGAVLMDGHGERLAFGGQVMKNVAGYDVSRLLAGSMGTLGLILEVSLKVLPLPLREATLRVACAEIAALRLLNEWAGQPLPISASCWHDGVLSVRLSGAEAAVSAALHALGGEVLAPDDAAAFWLSVREQTHAFFAGAGSLWRLSLPPHASAVIVKGRQLIEWGGAQRWLKLDADADAAGALDIRQAVAAAGGHATLFRGGDKAVGVFHPLAPAVEKIHQRLRQAFDPAGIFNPHRMY from the coding sequence TTGCAAGCGATAGCGGAACAATTCAGGCAGCAGATTCTGGCGTCCAGCGCGGCGGGCAAGCTCTTGCGCCTGCGCGGCGGCGGCACGAAAGACTGGTATGGCCAGCAGCTCGATGGCGAGGTGCTCGACACGCGCGCGTATGCGGGCATCATCGATTATGAACCGACGGAGCTGGTGATCACGGCCCGCTGCGGCACGCCGCTCGCCGAGATCGAGGCGGCGCTGGCCGCGCGCAACCAGATGCTGGCTTTCGAGCCGCCGCATTTCGGCGCTGGCGCCACGCTGGGCGGCGTCGTCGCCAGCGCCTTGTCCGGGCCGCGCCGGGCCAGCGCGGGCGCCTTGCGTGACTTCGTCCTGGGCGCCGTGCTGATGGATGGCCATGGCGAACGCCTGGCCTTTGGCGGGCAGGTCATGAAAAACGTGGCCGGCTACGATGTCTCGCGCCTGCTGGCGGGGTCCATGGGCACGCTGGGCCTGATCCTGGAAGTGTCGCTGAAGGTGCTGCCCCTGCCGCTGCGCGAAGCGACCTTGCGCGTGGCGTGTGCGGAAATTGCCGCCTTGCGCCTGCTCAATGAATGGGCCGGTCAACCGCTGCCCATTTCAGCCAGCTGCTGGCACGATGGCGTCTTGAGCGTACGCCTGTCCGGCGCCGAGGCGGCCGTCTCGGCGGCGTTGCACGCGCTGGGCGGCGAGGTGCTGGCGCCCGATGACGCGGCCGCCTTCTGGCTGTCCGTGCGCGAGCAGACGCACGCCTTCTTTGCGGGCGCGGGCAGCTTGTGGCGGCTGTCGCTGCCGCCGCACGCCAGCGCCGTGATCGTCAAGGGGCGCCAGTTGATCGAGTGGGGCGGGGCGCAGCGCTGGCTCAAGCTCGACGCCGACGCCGATGCGGCCGGGGCGCTAGACATCCGCCAGGCGGTGGCCGCCGCTGGCGGCCACGCCACCCTGTTCCGCGGCGGCGACAAGGCCGTGGGCGTATTCCATCCGCTGGCGCCGGCCGTTGAAAAAATCCACCAGCGCCTGCGGCAGGCTTTCGACCCGGCCGGCATCTTCAACCCGCACAGAATGTATTGA
- the glcF gene encoding glycolate oxidase subunit GlcF: MQTNLADFIKNTPAGDEAEAILRACVHCGFCTATCPTYQLLGDELDGPRGRIYLIKQVLEGAPVTAKTQTHLDRCLTCRNCESTCPSGVQYGRLVDIGRNVVEQRVQRPLRERALRFALKEALPRRWLFTPVYKAGQALRPLLSKSLQDKLRPGAAAGAWPVRRHARTMLLLDGCVQPAMSPNINAATARVLDALGVQLIVAPKAGCCGALRHHLNDQDAALDDMRRNIDAWWPYVNGMDSAEAIVMTASGCGATVKEYGHLLAHDAQYAQKARRIAELTRDLSEIMPAFENELAVLLKGRIVKKVAYHPPCTLQHGQQIRGKVEQVLRTVGVDVHLCADSHLCCGSAGTYSILQPALSQQLRDNKVANLEACEPEMIVSANIGCLSHLQSGTQTPVRHWIELIDSALTPK, encoded by the coding sequence ATGCAAACCAATCTCGCCGATTTCATCAAGAACACGCCGGCAGGCGACGAAGCCGAAGCCATCCTGCGCGCCTGCGTGCACTGCGGCTTTTGCACGGCCACCTGTCCCACCTACCAGCTGCTGGGCGACGAACTCGATGGCCCGCGCGGGCGCATCTACCTGATCAAGCAGGTCTTGGAAGGCGCGCCCGTCACGGCCAAGACGCAGACGCACCTGGACCGCTGCCTGACCTGCCGCAACTGCGAGTCGACCTGTCCCTCGGGCGTGCAGTACGGGCGCCTGGTCGACATCGGCCGTAACGTCGTCGAGCAGCGCGTACAGCGCCCCTTGCGCGAACGCGCGCTGCGCTTCGCCCTGAAGGAAGCCTTGCCGCGCCGCTGGCTGTTTACGCCCGTGTACAAGGCGGGTCAGGCGCTGCGCCCGCTGCTCTCGAAAAGCTTGCAGGACAAATTGCGGCCAGGCGCCGCAGCCGGTGCATGGCCGGTGCGCCGGCACGCGCGCACCATGTTGCTGCTCGACGGCTGCGTGCAGCCGGCCATGTCGCCGAACATCAATGCGGCCACGGCGCGCGTGCTCGACGCGCTGGGCGTGCAATTGATCGTCGCGCCGAAGGCGGGCTGCTGCGGCGCGCTGCGCCATCACCTGAATGACCAGGACGCGGCGCTGGACGACATGCGCCGCAATATCGACGCCTGGTGGCCCTATGTCAACGGCATGGACAGCGCCGAAGCCATCGTCATGACGGCGTCCGGCTGCGGCGCCACGGTGAAGGAATACGGCCATCTGCTGGCGCACGATGCGCAGTATGCGCAGAAGGCGCGGCGCATCGCTGAACTGACGCGCGATCTGTCCGAGATCATGCCGGCCTTTGAGAACGAACTGGCGGTGCTGCTGAAGGGGCGCATAGTGAAAAAGGTGGCGTACCACCCGCCGTGTACCCTGCAGCACGGCCAGCAGATCCGCGGCAAGGTGGAACAGGTGCTGCGCACCGTCGGCGTTGACGTGCACCTGTGCGCGGACAGCCATTTGTGCTGCGGTTCGGCCGGCACGTATTCGATCCTGCAGCCGGCCCTGTCGCAGCAGCTGCGCGACAACAAGGTGGCGAACCTGGAAGCGTGCGAGCCGGAGATGATCGTGTCGGCCAATATCGGCTGCCTGAGCCATTTGCAGTCCGGCACGCAGACGCCCGTGCGGCACTGGATCGAGCTGATCGACTCGGCCTTGACGCCTAAATAG
- a CDS encoding putative bifunctional diguanylate cyclase/phosphodiesterase, protein MGIYSRLFLPIFFLILAVSTVRYHALLGTETALANARYQNDARQLDLFLANSVLPLAVHADSHAMHDSVRQVLRSALPLNRSLVSARWDTAGGHVEVLADSKLGDTLATVPAWFARLAGINAIRSRLTVALPDGGDGTLNLHYTPGLPLAQVWHRVRDQAVLSSINIVLVFLLLGLILATHRKLLARFVQATDRFREGNFAVRLAAGATPEAQAVSQSFNGMAGDIEELLTSLKTSQRQLGEQLNETVHMQQALQKLSWQNYNDVLTGLPNRAALAARFEQELFLARERQRLLAVCLFDLDHFQAINDRYGAEAGDEILKQVAGRLHGFTGQVHYAARLGGDEFVMLLCGQASIASIEQNVTQLMTELSRPYQCDQQALHMTASAGIAVYAGKDLNTESLLRHADHAVYQAKLTGRNQYHFFDTNLDEEVRTHHNQRTEVRHALINGELRLYYQPKVNMRAGTVVGMEALLRWQHPRRGVLAPAQFLPLVEQTDLIIDIGEWVLRQALWQMQRWSATGKHWVVSVNIAARHFQQPDFVSRLETILGEFPGVRASMLELEILESSALHDIEDVRRIIRACQALGITFALDDFGTGYSSMSYLKRLPANIVKIDQSFVRNMLNDRDDLHLVRAVIGLARSFSLTVIAEGVESVEHGARLIQLGCDLAQGYGIARPMPADAVLEWANTFIPAPQWRIAQYSEIPI, encoded by the coding sequence ATGGGAATTTATTCCCGCCTCTTTCTTCCTATTTTCTTCCTGATACTCGCCGTTTCCACCGTCCGCTATCACGCCCTGCTCGGCACGGAAACGGCGCTGGCCAATGCGCGCTACCAGAACGATGCGCGGCAACTCGACCTGTTCCTCGCCAATAGCGTGCTGCCGCTGGCCGTGCACGCGGACAGTCACGCGATGCACGACAGCGTGCGCCAGGTACTGCGCAGCGCCCTGCCGCTGAACCGCAGCCTCGTTTCCGCCCGCTGGGACACGGCTGGCGGGCATGTCGAGGTGCTGGCCGACAGCAAGCTTGGCGACACACTGGCCACGGTGCCGGCGTGGTTCGCGCGCCTGGCGGGTATCAATGCCATCCGCAGCCGCCTGACGGTGGCGCTGCCGGACGGCGGCGACGGCACCCTGAACCTGCACTACACGCCCGGCCTGCCCCTGGCGCAAGTGTGGCACCGGGTACGCGACCAAGCCGTCCTCAGCAGCATCAATATCGTGCTCGTCTTCCTGCTGCTGGGCTTGATCCTGGCCACGCACCGCAAGCTGCTGGCGCGCTTCGTGCAGGCGACCGACCGCTTCCGCGAAGGCAACTTCGCCGTGCGCCTGGCAGCCGGCGCCACGCCCGAGGCGCAAGCCGTGTCGCAGTCGTTCAACGGCATGGCCGGCGATATCGAAGAACTGTTGACCTCACTCAAGACCAGCCAGCGCCAGCTGGGCGAACAGCTGAATGAAACCGTGCACATGCAACAGGCGCTGCAAAAGCTGTCCTGGCAAAACTATAATGATGTGCTGACGGGCCTGCCCAACCGTGCCGCGCTGGCCGCCCGCTTCGAACAGGAACTGTTCCTGGCGCGCGAACGCCAGCGTCTGCTGGCCGTCTGCCTGTTCGACCTCGATCACTTTCAGGCCATCAACGACCGCTACGGCGCCGAGGCGGGCGATGAAATCCTCAAGCAGGTAGCGGGCCGCCTGCACGGCTTTACGGGCCAGGTCCACTATGCGGCGCGCCTGGGCGGCGATGAATTCGTCATGCTGCTGTGCGGCCAGGCCAGCATCGCCAGCATCGAACAGAACGTCACGCAACTGATGACTGAGCTGAGCCGTCCCTACCAGTGCGACCAGCAGGCGCTGCACATGACGGCCAGCGCCGGCATCGCCGTCTACGCGGGCAAGGACCTGAATACGGAAAGCCTGCTGCGCCACGCCGACCACGCCGTCTACCAGGCGAAATTGACGGGGCGCAACCAGTACCACTTCTTCGACACCAACCTCGACGAGGAAGTACGCACCCACCACAACCAGCGCACGGAAGTGCGCCACGCCCTGATCAACGGCGAACTGCGGCTGTACTACCAGCCCAAGGTGAATATGCGCGCCGGCACGGTGGTGGGCATGGAAGCGCTGCTGCGCTGGCAGCATCCACGCCGCGGCGTGCTGGCGCCGGCGCAATTCCTGCCGCTGGTGGAACAGACGGATTTGATCATCGATATCGGCGAATGGGTGCTGCGCCAGGCCCTGTGGCAGATGCAGCGCTGGAGCGCGACCGGCAAGCACTGGGTGGTCAGCGTGAACATCGCGGCGCGCCACTTCCAGCAACCGGACTTCGTCTCGCGCCTGGAAACCATCCTCGGCGAATTTCCCGGCGTGCGCGCCAGCATGCTGGAACTGGAAATCCTCGAATCGTCGGCCCTGCACGACATCGAGGACGTGCGCCGCATCATCCGCGCCTGCCAGGCGCTGGGCATCACGTTCGCGCTCGACGATTTCGGCACCGGCTATTCGTCGATGTCCTACCTGAAACGCCTGCCGGCCAACATCGTCAAGATCGACCAGAGCTTCGTGCGCAATATGCTCAACGACCGCGACGACCTGCACCTGGTGCGCGCCGTCATCGGCCTGGCCCGTTCCTTCAGCTTGACGGTGATCGCCGAAGGCGTGGAAAGCGTCGAGCATGGCGCGCGCCTGATCCAGCTCGGCTGCGACCTGGCGCAAGGCTACGGCATCGCCCGTCCCATGCCGGCCGACGCCGTGCTGGAGTGGGCGAACACGTTCATCCCCGCCCCGCAATGGCGCATCGCGCAGTACAGCGAAATACCTATTTAG
- a CDS encoding glutathione peroxidase, giving the protein MTSIHDFQAEALDGTPIDLARYKGKVLLIVNTASACGFTPQYQGLEALYRAFHEQGLVVLGFPCNQFRQQEPGSNGEIKAFCEKNFGVTFPLFAKIDVNGPHTHPVFAQLKQAAPGILGTQSIKWNFTKFLVRKDGSVFRRYATASKPASLADDIRQLLQE; this is encoded by the coding sequence ATGACCAGCATCCACGATTTCCAGGCCGAGGCGCTGGACGGCACGCCGATCGACCTGGCCCGCTACAAGGGCAAGGTACTGCTGATCGTCAACACGGCCAGCGCCTGCGGCTTCACGCCGCAATACCAGGGGCTCGAAGCGCTGTACCGCGCATTCCACGAGCAGGGCCTGGTCGTGCTGGGCTTTCCCTGCAACCAATTCCGCCAGCAGGAACCGGGCTCGAATGGGGAAATCAAAGCCTTTTGCGAAAAGAACTTCGGCGTCACCTTTCCCCTGTTTGCCAAGATCGATGTGAATGGCCCGCATACGCACCCTGTCTTTGCGCAATTAAAACAGGCGGCGCCCGGCATATTGGGCACGCAGTCGATCAAATGGAATTTCACCAAGTTTTTGGTGCGCAAGGATGGCAGCGTATTTCGCCGCTACGCGACGGCCAGCAAACCGGCCAGCCTGGCGGACGACATTCGGCAATTGCTACAGGAATAG
- a CDS encoding PilT/PilU family type 4a pilus ATPase — translation MQTTHEHYGAMHALLAQMRARGGSDLFITAGFPPAIKLDGKLTPLAGAALAAQQAAGYVRAVMNERQAAEFESSREANFAISPDGLGRFRVSAFVQMGQAGMVLRLINTAIPTLDGLGLPAILQDIVMSKRGLVIMVGATGCGKSTTLAAMVGHRNAHSHGHIITIEDPVEFIHPHGNCIVTQREVGVDTDDWATALKNTLRQAPDVIQIGEIRDRDTMDHAIAFAETGHLCLATLHANNANQALDRIINFFPEERRQQLLMDLSLNLKGMISQRLIPNKEGGGRKAALEILLNSPLMSDLIFKGQVHEIKELMKKSREHGMQTFDQALFDLHEAGAISHEDALRNADSVNDLRLAIKLKGATAPEPAPQTGATKLGLL, via the coding sequence ATGCAGACGACGCACGAACACTATGGCGCCATGCACGCGCTGCTGGCGCAGATGCGCGCACGGGGCGGCTCCGACCTGTTCATCACGGCCGGGTTTCCGCCCGCCATCAAGCTCGACGGCAAGCTGACGCCGCTGGCGGGCGCCGCGCTGGCCGCGCAGCAGGCGGCCGGCTACGTGCGCGCCGTCATGAACGAACGCCAGGCGGCCGAGTTCGAATCGAGCCGCGAAGCCAATTTCGCCATCAGCCCGGACGGCCTCGGGCGTTTCCGCGTGTCCGCCTTCGTGCAGATGGGCCAGGCAGGCATGGTCTTGCGACTGATCAATACCGCCATCCCCACGCTCGATGGGCTCGGTTTACCCGCCATCCTGCAAGACATCGTGATGAGCAAGCGGGGCCTCGTCATCATGGTGGGCGCCACGGGCTGCGGCAAGTCGACCACCCTGGCCGCCATGGTGGGCCACCGCAACGCGCACAGCCATGGCCACATCATCACCATCGAAGACCCCGTGGAATTCATCCATCCGCACGGCAACTGCATCGTCACCCAGCGCGAGGTGGGCGTCGACACGGACGACTGGGCCACGGCCCTGAAAAACACCTTGCGCCAGGCGCCCGACGTGATCCAGATCGGCGAAATACGCGACCGCGACACGATGGACCACGCCATCGCATTTGCCGAGACGGGCCATCTGTGCCTGGCCACCCTGCACGCGAACAACGCCAACCAGGCGCTGGACCGCATCATCAATTTCTTCCCCGAAGAGCGTCGCCAGCAACTGCTGATGGATCTGTCGCTGAATTTGAAGGGCATGATTTCGCAGCGTTTGATCCCCAACAAGGAAGGCGGCGGGCGCAAGGCGGCGCTGGAAATCCTGCTCAATTCGCCGCTGATGAGCGACCTGATCTTCAAGGGTCAGGTGCACGAGATCAAGGAATTGATGAAAAAATCGCGCGAGCATGGCATGCAGACGTTCGACCAGGCCCTGTTCGACCTGCACGAAGCGGGCGCCATCAGCCATGAAGACGCGCTGCGCAATGCGGACTCCGTCAACGACCTGCGCCTGGCGATCAAACTCAAGGGCGCCACGGCGCCGGAACCCGCTCCGCAAACGGGCGCCACCAAACTGGGACTCCTCTGA